Proteins from a genomic interval of Nematostella vectensis chromosome 5, jaNemVect1.1, whole genome shotgun sequence:
- the LOC5503617 gene encoding lariat debranching enzyme, with translation MKIAVEGCAHGALDQIYETLEYLQQKEGIQVDVLLCCGDFQAVRNKTDLMCMAVPPKYRQMESFYKYYTGEKKAPILTIFIGGNHEATNHLWELPYGGWVAPNIYYLGYSGVVQFGGYRIGGLSGIYKNHDYNKGHFECPPYDGNTMRSAYHIRSFDVFKLKLLTQPLDIMMSHDWPQGVYHHGNVQSLYRYKSFLKPEIESNTLGSAPAGELLTHLQPSYWFSAHLHVKFPAIIPHGGDKNTKFLALDKCLPYRDFLQVLDVGEPRGPVELRYDPEWLAITKLTSPLNNLSPDFTVLPTPHEGDKYKPDNSAIDEVKKLFKDTLKVPLNFSVTVVPFDAAQPKKYYSPPGPVLNPQTKEFCLKLGVEIPFFVKGSEKAENPDEINLEDDNDDSNHGKKATDPDEINLDDSDDSDHGKKATDPDEINLEDDNDDSNHGKKATDPDEINLDGNDNSDHGIKATDPDKINLDEDDDNDGKHHCDHYGNGGRLDIDHDCGGNTKSDNGSITSLKSDILSSLETSAESTGESLKRSSDDSHEGESNELAQRVVKILRRNQAMYTADEDNS, from the coding sequence ATGAAAATTGCCGTAGAAGGTTGTGCTCATGGAGCACTTGACCAGATTTACGAGACCCTTGAATATTTACAACAGAAAGAAGGCATACAAGTAGATGTCTTACTTTGCTGtggtgattttcaggcggtgAGAAACAAGACAGATCTCATGTGTATGGCCGTGCCGCCGAAATATCGGCAAATGGAGAGTTTCTACAAGTATTACACCGGCGAGAAAAAGGCACCTATCCTCACTATCTTTATCGGTGGAAACCATGAAGCAACAAATCATTTGTGGGAGCTCCCCTACGGGGGCTGGGTAGCGCCAAATATCTACTATCTAGGGTACAGTGGGGTGGTCCAGTTCGGTGGGTACCGTATAGGAGGACTGTCTGGCATCTACAAGAATCATGACTACAACAAGGGCCATTTTGAATGCCCTCCATATGATGGTAATACAATGCGCAGTGCATACCACATTCGTAGCTTTGATGTTTTCAAACTCAAGCTTCTGACACAACCATTGGATATCATGATGTCACATGACTGGCCTCAAGGTGTCTATCACCATGGCAACGTGCAGAGTTTGTATCGTTATAAGAGCTTCCTAAAGCCTGAAATTGAGTCCAACACCCTGGGTAGTGCACCAGCAGGAGAGTTACTCACACATTTACAGCCATCCTATTGGTTCTCTGCACATTTGCATGTCAAGTTTCCAGCCATAATCCCGCATGGGGGTGATAAGAACACTAAGTTCTTAGCTCTGGACAAGTGCTTGCCGTATAGAGACTTTCTTCAGGTTCTAGATGTTGGAGAACCTAGAGGTCCAGTAGAGCTGAGGTATGACCCAGAATGGCTAGCTATTACAAAACTCACATCCCCCTTAAACAACCTTTCTCCAGACTTTACTGTTCTTCCAACACCACATGAAGGTGATAAATACAAGCCTGATAACAGTGCCATTGATGAGGTCAAAAAACTTTTCAAGGACACACTAAAAGTGCCTCTAAACTTCTCAGTGACAGTGGTACCATTTGATGCAGCTCAGCCAAAGAAGTATTATAGTCCACCTGGGCCAGTTCTGAACCCCCAGACAAAGGAGTTCTGTTTGAAGCTTGGGGTTGAAATTCCCTTCTTTGTGAAGGGCTCAGAAAAGGCTGAGAACCCTGATGAAATCAACCTAGaagatgacaatgatgatagtAATCATGGTAAAAAGGCTACAGACCCTGATGAAATCAACCTAGATGACAGTGATGATAGTGATCATGGTAAAAAAGCTACAGACCCTGATGAAATCAACCTAGaagatgacaatgatgatagtAATCATGGTAAAAAGGCTACAGACCCTGATGAAATCAACCTAGATGGTAACGATAATAGTGATCATGGTATAAAGGCTACAGACCCTGATAAAATCAACCTAGATGaagacgatgataatgatggtaaacATCATTGTGATCATTATGGTAATGGTGGACGCCTGGATATTGATCATGATTGCGGTGGCAATACTAAAAGTGATAATGGTTCCATCACATCTCTTAAAAGTGATATTTTATCATCCCTTGAGACTTCTGCTGAGTCAACCGGGGAGTCTCTAAAGAGATCTAGTGACGACAGCCATGAAGGGGAGTCTAATGAACTTGCACAAAGGGTTGTCAAGATACTCCGTAGAAACCAAGCTATGTACACGGCAGACGAAGATAATTCTTAG
- the LOC5503609 gene encoding mitochondrial import inner membrane translocase subunit TIM44 isoform X1, whose translation MAQVSLSRYFCANCRSLSRVEATRVYGGVCQANASSPWTALTNSHRQQARLFAFRRQNEQPGLFGKFIQNIKEGIERNKEMQENIKKFQKEAKKFESSETLKTAKSRFEFVEKVKENLSEVSAKFSSTARSISGTMSTKVSQMYEDLTASDTFKKSKEASEELTKSAKDAASKVQEQTEEITKTGTFKTVSKGFKVVKEELVDEELKQSRPYQTPAELRRRTAVNMNQTEIKEKRIEANEDATGVVLHKDSKWYQQWKEFKDNNPVVTSLFNLKMKYDESDNVVIRATRVVTDRLTDVFSDVFSQSEMAKTLSEITKIDPQFNKDRFLQECEFEIIPAVLEGFLQGKLDILKDWCHEPAYNVLAAQIEQTKQLGHKLDAKVLDIRDVDLAMAKIMEQGPVLVLTFTAQQVMVLRDAIGNIIEGGEDNIEMVSYVWALCRDQSILDHRQAWRVLEFGIQNSEAYV comes from the exons ATGGCGCAG GTGTCGCTGTCGCGGTATTTTTGTGCAAATTGCCGTTCGCTATCACGAGTAGAAGCCACACGTGTGTACGGTGGAGTTTGTCAAGCAAATGCTTCATCGCCCTGGACTGCACTTACCAACTCGCACAGACAACAG GCAAGATTGTTTGCCTTCAGACGACAAAATGAGCAGCCAGGTCTTTTTGGTAAATTCATTCAAAATATCAAGGAGGGGATTGAGCGCAACAAAGAGATGCAG gaaaatataaagaaatttcaaaaagaAGCAAAGAAGTTTGAGTCATCAGAAACACTTAAAACTGCAAAGTCAAGATTTGAGTTTGTTGAAAAAGTCAAG GAAAATTTGTCAGAGGTGTCAGCGAAGTTTTCATCAACAGCTCGATCCATATCAGGGACCATGTCCACTAAGGTCTCTCAAATGTATGAGGACTTAACAGCAAGTGACACCTTCAAGAAAAGTAAAGAGGCCTCTGAAGAACTGACTAAGTCTGCTAAAGATGCTGCATCTAAAGTCCAGGAGCAAACAGAAGAGATCACCAAAACTGGCACCTTTAAGACTGTGTCAAAG GGTTTCAAAGTTGTCAAGGAGGAGCTTGTAGATGAAGAACTTAAACAATCCAGACCATATCAGACTCCAG CTGAGCTAAGAAGAAGAACAGCTGTTAATATGAACCAAACAGAGATAAAGGAGAAGAGAATAGAAGCAAATGA GGACGCCACAGGAGTTGTTCTCCACAAAGACTCCAAGTGGTACCAGCAATGGAAGGAGTTCAAAGATAATAACCCAGTGGTGACCAGCCTGTTCAACCTGAAGATGAAGTATGATGAGAGTGATAATGTCGTTATCAGAGCAACAAGAGTCGTGACAGATAGACTCACTGACGTCTTCA GTGATGTGTTTTCACAATCAGAGATGGCCAAAACCCTTTCAGAAATAACTAAAATTGATCCGCAGTTTAACAAGGACAGGTTTTTACAAGAGTGTGAATTTGAGATTATCCCTGCTGTACTTGAG GGATTTCTTCAAGGAAAACTCGACATCCTCAAGGACTGGTGCCATGAACCG gCGTACAATGTCCTGGCTGCTCAGATAGAGCAGACAAAACAGCTTGGTCATAAACTTGATGCAAAAGTGCTCGATATCAGAGATGTTGAT CTTGCAATGGCCAAGATCATGGAACAAGGACCCGTCCTCGTGTTGACCTTCACGGCCCAACAGGTTATGGTCCTGAGAGATGCCATTGGAAATATTATCGAGGGAGGGGAG GACAACATCGAGATGGTAAGCTATGTGTGGGCACTGTGTCGCGACCAGAGCATCCTGGACCACCGCCAGGCCTGGAGAGTGCTGGAATTCGGCATCCAAAACAGCGAGGCGTACGTCTAA
- the LOC5503609 gene encoding mitochondrial import inner membrane translocase subunit TIM44 isoform X2, whose protein sequence is MAQVSLSRYFCANCRSLSRVEATRVYGGVCQANASSPWTALTNSHRQQARLFAFRRQNEQPGLFGKFIQNIKEGIERNKEMQENIKKFQKEAKKFESSETLKTAKSRFEFVEKVKENLSEVSAKFSSTARSISGTMSTKVSQMYEDLTASDTFKKSKEASEELTKSAKDAASKVQEQTEEITKTGTFKTVSKGFKVVKEELVDEELKQSRPYQTPAELRRRTAVNMNQTEIKEKRIEANEDATGVVLHKDSKWYQQWKEFKDNNPVVTSLFNLKMKYDESDNVVIRATRVVTDRLTDVFSDVFSQSEMAKTLSEITKIDPQFNKDRFLQECEFEIIPAVLEGFLQGKLDILKDWCHEPAYNVLAAQIVFVFPYAYNVLAAQIVFVCP, encoded by the exons ATGGCGCAG GTGTCGCTGTCGCGGTATTTTTGTGCAAATTGCCGTTCGCTATCACGAGTAGAAGCCACACGTGTGTACGGTGGAGTTTGTCAAGCAAATGCTTCATCGCCCTGGACTGCACTTACCAACTCGCACAGACAACAG GCAAGATTGTTTGCCTTCAGACGACAAAATGAGCAGCCAGGTCTTTTTGGTAAATTCATTCAAAATATCAAGGAGGGGATTGAGCGCAACAAAGAGATGCAG gaaaatataaagaaatttcaaaaagaAGCAAAGAAGTTTGAGTCATCAGAAACACTTAAAACTGCAAAGTCAAGATTTGAGTTTGTTGAAAAAGTCAAG GAAAATTTGTCAGAGGTGTCAGCGAAGTTTTCATCAACAGCTCGATCCATATCAGGGACCATGTCCACTAAGGTCTCTCAAATGTATGAGGACTTAACAGCAAGTGACACCTTCAAGAAAAGTAAAGAGGCCTCTGAAGAACTGACTAAGTCTGCTAAAGATGCTGCATCTAAAGTCCAGGAGCAAACAGAAGAGATCACCAAAACTGGCACCTTTAAGACTGTGTCAAAG GGTTTCAAAGTTGTCAAGGAGGAGCTTGTAGATGAAGAACTTAAACAATCCAGACCATATCAGACTCCAG CTGAGCTAAGAAGAAGAACAGCTGTTAATATGAACCAAACAGAGATAAAGGAGAAGAGAATAGAAGCAAATGA GGACGCCACAGGAGTTGTTCTCCACAAAGACTCCAAGTGGTACCAGCAATGGAAGGAGTTCAAAGATAATAACCCAGTGGTGACCAGCCTGTTCAACCTGAAGATGAAGTATGATGAGAGTGATAATGTCGTTATCAGAGCAACAAGAGTCGTGACAGATAGACTCACTGACGTCTTCA GTGATGTGTTTTCACAATCAGAGATGGCCAAAACCCTTTCAGAAATAACTAAAATTGATCCGCAGTTTAACAAGGACAGGTTTTTACAAGAGTGTGAATTTGAGATTATCCCTGCTGTACTTGAG GGATTTCTTCAAGGAAAACTCGACATCCTCAAGGACTGGTGCCATGAACCG GCGTACAATGTCCTGGCTGCTcagattgtttttgtttttccataTGCGTACAATGTCCTGGCTGCTcagattgtttttgtttgtccatag